A stretch of the Malus sylvestris chromosome 10, drMalSylv7.2, whole genome shotgun sequence genome encodes the following:
- the LOC126586978 gene encoding uncharacterized protein LOC126586978, producing the protein MRIALSAKNKLGFIDGSIKCLAITDTKFSIWQRCNDMVLSWIWQSVQGNIARSILYCKSASAMWKDLEDRFSQGNDSRIYQIRQEIVEHRQGQLFVSDYYTQLRALWDELALYYEPIACNCEGSKTRVAREETEKVMQFLMGLNETYSTIRGSILMMNPLPDTRHVHGLVLQHERQMDVANHREPTAHVMHTHRSTTPKRGSAPGSSSSRKASKCSYCDGSHSVERCYFLIGFPEGHKWHGKHVLPRNKRLNPTAHNVEAPQSQATHTDATKATSSNGPTFTTEEYHQLLALLRFGNGKITPLANATGIVTPTCNMTEHDLHLTLYWIIDSGASDHISHSPLTHNQIDVENDFVGLPNGATTDIKSIGSDMKRTIGLGKQFNGLYYLMPS; encoded by the exons ATGCGCATCGCTCTCAGTGCTAAGAACAAACTTGGGTTCATTGATGGATCAATCAAGTGCCTTGCAATTACCGAcaccaaattttcaatttggcAGAGATGCAACGACATGGTCTTGTCATGGATTTGGCAGTCTGTGCAAGGCAACATTGCACGCAGCATACTCTACTGCAAATCTGCATCTGCAATGTGGAAGGATCTTGAGGATCGATTCTCGCAAGGAAACGATTCCAGGATCTACCAAATTCGACAAGAAATCGTCGAACACCGACAAGGACAACTATTTGTTTCAGACTATTACACCCAGTTAAGGGCTCTTTGGGATGAATTGGCTTTGTATTATGAACCAATTGCTTGCAATTGTGAGGGATCCAAGACTCGTGTAGCAAGGGAGGAAACAGAGAAAGTCATGCAATTTTTAATGGGCTTGAACGAGACTTACTCGACCATACGAGGCTCCATCTTAATGATGAATCCGCTCCCTGATACGAGACATGTCCACGGGTTGGTTCTGCAACACGAGCGCCAAATGGATGTGGCAAATCATCGTGAACCTACTGCCCACGTGATGCATACACATCGGTCCACCACTCCAAAGAGAGGATCTGCACCTGGTAGTTCCAGTTCACGCAAAGCATCCAAATGCAGCTACTGTGATGGCTCACATTCCGTGGAGCGCTGCTACTTTCTTATTGGGTTCCCCGAAGGACATAAGTGGCATGGGAAACATGTGTTGCCCAGAAACAAACGCCTAAATCCGACAGCCCACAATGTCGAAGCACCTCAATCACAAGCCACCCATACAGACGCAACCAAGGCCACATCTTCCAACGGCCCAACGTTCACAACCGAAGAGTACCATCAACTTCTTGCCTTGCTTCGCTTTGGAAACGGTAAAATTACACCACTTGCGAATGCAACAGGTATTGTCACACCCACATGTAATATGACGGAACATGACTTGCATTTAACCCTTTACTGGATTATAGACAGCGGGGCATCTGATCACATATCACATTCACCATTAACACATAATCAGATTGATGTTGAAAATGATTTTGTGGGATTACCAAATGGGGCAACAACAGATATTAAGAGCATTGGATCT GACATGAAGAGGACAATTGGCCTGGGCAAGCAATTTAATGGGCTCTATTACCTTATGCCAAGTTAA